A window of the Bacillus andreraoultii genome harbors these coding sequences:
- a CDS encoding GspE/PulE family protein — MDELARKRLGDLLVESGLISDEQLIQTLKNKSPDEKLGDALLREGYIIEQQLIEVLEFQLGIPHINIYQYPIEPEVIQLVPRELAKRHYAMPIRRDKNKLLVAMADPMDYFAIEELRMATGYHIEPAIATKDELYRTITKYFDLQESMEEVMEEIATTETLDETRVADDDSPVVRLVNQIIANALIQRASDIHFDPHETEYRVRYRVDGILRTERALPKHMQNVITARIKIMANLNITETRLPQDGRIKTTINFKPVDIRVSSLPTIYGEKVVMRLLDLSNTMNSLDKIGFSHTNMEKFSTMLKKPNGIILITGPTGSGKSSTLYATLNELNSEDVNIITVEDPVEYQMEGVNQIQVNENVGLTFASGLRSILRQDPDIVMIGEIRDTETAEVATRASLTGHLVLSTLHTNSSIEALARLVDMGIEPFLISSSMLGIVAQRLVRRVCRDCGHTVEATEREKEIFASRGLSIETVRRGRGCPSCNMTGYRGRMAIHEVLPIDETVRRLILKTAPSTEIRNYVREQGMKFLIDDGLMKVQEGLTTTEEILRVSVLE, encoded by the coding sequence GTGGATGAATTGGCAAGAAAAAGATTAGGGGATTTACTAGTTGAATCAGGCTTAATTTCAGATGAACAATTAATTCAGACATTAAAAAATAAATCACCGGATGAAAAATTAGGGGATGCCTTACTTCGAGAAGGATATATAATAGAACAACAACTAATTGAAGTGCTCGAATTTCAATTAGGTATTCCTCACATCAATATTTACCAATATCCAATTGAACCGGAAGTTATCCAATTAGTCCCTCGAGAATTAGCAAAACGACATTATGCAATGCCGATTCGTCGGGATAAAAATAAATTACTGGTTGCGATGGCTGACCCGATGGATTATTTTGCCATTGAAGAGTTGCGAATGGCTACCGGGTATCATATTGAGCCTGCGATTGCGACAAAAGATGAACTATATCGGACGATTACGAAATACTTTGACTTGCAAGAATCAATGGAAGAAGTAATGGAGGAAATCGCAACAACCGAAACGCTTGATGAAACACGAGTAGCTGATGATGATTCCCCGGTTGTTCGGCTTGTAAACCAAATTATTGCGAATGCATTAATACAACGTGCCAGTGACATCCATTTTGATCCTCATGAAACAGAATATCGTGTTCGTTATCGTGTGGACGGTATTTTACGAACAGAACGAGCTTTGCCAAAACATATGCAAAACGTCATTACTGCGCGGATTAAAATTATGGCGAACTTGAATATTACAGAAACCCGGCTCCCACAAGATGGGCGAATTAAAACGACGATTAACTTTAAACCAGTGGATATTCGTGTATCAAGCTTGCCAACGATTTATGGTGAAAAAGTTGTTATGCGTCTTCTTGATTTGTCCAATACGATGAATAGTCTCGATAAAATTGGTTTTTCTCATACAAATATGGAAAAGTTTTCTACCATGCTAAAAAAACCAAACGGGATTATTTTGATTACCGGACCGACTGGTTCAGGGAAATCATCTACATTATATGCGACATTAAACGAGTTGAATTCCGAAGATGTGAATATCATCACCGTTGAAGATCCAGTTGAATACCAAATGGAAGGTGTAAACCAAATTCAAGTAAATGAAAATGTTGGTTTAACGTTTGCTAGTGGCTTACGGTCGATTTTACGGCAAGACCCAGATATCGTGATGATTGGGGAAATTCGCGATACGGAAACAGCAGAAGTCGCAACACGGGCGTCATTAACTGGTCACTTAGTATTAAGCACACTACACACGAATAGTTCGATTGAAGCATTAGCACGGCTCGTTGACATGGGAATAGAACCATTTTTAATTTCTTCTTCTATGCTTGGAATTGTTGCGCAACGACTTGTCCGCCGTGTTTGTCGCGATTGTGGTCATACAGTGGAGGCAACGGAGCGGGAAAAAGAAATTTTTGCAAGCCGAGGATTGTCGATTGAAACGGTCAGAAGAGGTCGCGGTTGTCCAAGTTGTAATATGACGGGTTACCGTGGACGAATGGCTATACATGAAGTGTTGCCAATTGATGAAACCGTTCGGCGTCTCATTTTAAAAACAGCTCCTTCGACAGAGATTCGTAATTACGTTCGTGAACAAGGTATGAAATTTTTAATCGATGATGGGTTAATGAAAGTACAAGAAGGTTTAACAACTACAGAAGAAATATTACGTGTATCAGTGCTGGAATAG
- a CDS encoding type IV pilus twitching motility protein PilT, which produces MAYHIRSLLEKAYYEHASDLHIIVNSPPVFRIDGALLPEEGYLLSRVDTENIAKELVPETLWEQFLEKGEIDFNYELEGLSRFRLNAYRQRNSISVAIRAIPTEIPTIEQLNLPKTLESLMDKPQGLILVTGPTGSGKSTTLAAMINYINRNYAKHIITLEDPIEYVHSHMKSIINQREIGSDTKSFANGLRASLRQDPDIILVGEMRDLETISTAITAAETGHLVLATLHTSSAAQTIDRIIDVFPPHQQRQVRLQVSNVLQGIISQRLFPLREGRGRVAATEILINTASVANLIRNEKIHQIQNVLQTSRAQGMHTLEMSIQNLLSAGTIDYNHAAPYITGDMNGYL; this is translated from the coding sequence ATGGCATATCACATTCGAAGTTTACTAGAAAAAGCGTATTATGAACATGCATCTGACCTCCATATTATTGTGAATTCACCACCTGTTTTTCGGATAGACGGAGCATTACTTCCTGAAGAGGGGTACCTGTTATCAAGAGTAGATACTGAAAATATTGCGAAAGAATTAGTTCCAGAAACACTTTGGGAACAATTTCTTGAAAAAGGTGAAATCGATTTTAACTATGAACTCGAAGGACTGTCACGATTTCGGTTAAATGCGTATCGACAACGGAATAGTATTAGTGTTGCGATACGGGCAATACCAACTGAAATTCCGACAATTGAACAGTTAAACTTACCGAAGACACTTGAATCGTTAATGGACAAACCTCAAGGCCTTATTCTTGTTACTGGTCCAACTGGTTCGGGGAAATCAACAACGCTAGCAGCAATGATTAACTATATTAATCGCAATTACGCAAAACATATTATTACATTGGAAGATCCAATTGAGTATGTTCATAGCCATATGAAGTCAATCATTAATCAGCGGGAAATTGGTTCAGATACGAAAAGCTTTGCGAACGGATTGCGGGCATCACTCCGGCAAGACCCAGATATTATTCTTGTTGGTGAAATGCGTGACTTAGAAACCATTTCAACGGCAATTACGGCAGCTGAAACAGGGCATTTAGTTTTAGCAACACTACATACGAGTAGTGCAGCACAAACAATTGACCGGATTATTGACGTGTTTCCACCCCATCAACAGAGACAAGTTCGTCTACAAGTATCGAACGTTTTACAAGGGATTATTTCTCAACGGCTTTTTCCATTAAGAGAAGGACGCGGCCGGGTTGCAGCGACAGAAATTTTGATTAATACAGCTTCTGTAGCGAACTTGATTCGGAATGAAAAGATTCATCAAATTCAAAATGTATTACAAACGAGCCGAGCTCAAGGAATGCATACGTTGGAGATGTCGATTCAAAACCTGTTAAGTGCAGGAACGATTGACTATAATCATGCAGCCCCATATATAACAGGTGATATGAATGGCTATTTATAA
- a CDS encoding type II secretion system F family protein, which yields MAIYKYIGRSREGKLKRGTVDAINKTQAIKKLREMDISPREITEATGLLNKEVTIGNPVKQQDFVIYCRQFATLIRAGVSIVDSTKILAKQTESKALKKVLTAIEEDIRGGIPFSDAAGKYPKIFPQIFVNMVRAGEATGNLDETLDRLAGYLEKQYDLKKKVQSTMAYPITLLIVIIAVVIFLMVTIIPSFSEMFAQFDSELPSITKFMLGVSTVVQKYWWFVLLIVIAIIATFSFFMKSNKVFQYSVHVAILKMPIFGKLLQKSAIARFSRTLSSLFSSSVPILQALTIVEKVVNNPVIGKVVLEARDSLETGSKLSEPLEKSWVIPPLVTQMVAIGEETGSLDFMLAKIADFYEAEVDRSVDTLKSLIEPIMIVLLAVVVGTIIMSIMVPMFTIYQQI from the coding sequence ATGGCTATTTATAAATATATCGGACGCTCAAGAGAAGGTAAATTAAAACGTGGAACGGTAGATGCGATCAATAAAACGCAAGCAATAAAAAAACTTCGTGAAATGGATATTAGTCCCCGGGAAATAACGGAAGCAACAGGCTTATTAAATAAAGAAGTGACGATTGGAAACCCGGTTAAACAACAAGACTTTGTCATTTACTGCAGACAATTCGCCACACTCATTCGTGCTGGGGTCTCCATTGTTGACTCAACAAAAATATTAGCAAAGCAAACGGAAAGTAAAGCATTAAAAAAAGTACTCACAGCGATTGAGGAAGATATCCGCGGAGGAATTCCGTTTTCGGACGCAGCAGGAAAATACCCGAAAATCTTCCCACAAATTTTTGTCAATATGGTCCGTGCTGGTGAAGCAACCGGGAATTTAGACGAAACATTAGACAGACTCGCAGGATACTTAGAAAAGCAATATGACTTAAAGAAAAAGGTACAGTCAACGATGGCGTATCCTATTACACTATTAATTGTTATTATCGCCGTTGTTATTTTCTTAATGGTTACGATTATTCCTAGTTTCTCGGAAATGTTTGCCCAATTTGATAGTGAGTTACCAAGTATTACGAAATTTATGCTCGGTGTCAGTACGGTCGTCCAGAAATATTGGTGGTTTGTTTTATTAATAGTTATTGCCATCATTGCAACTTTTTCCTTTTTTATGAAAAGCAATAAAGTTTTTCAATATAGTGTCCATGTAGCTATATTAAAAATGCCAATATTCGGGAAACTGTTGCAAAAGTCAGCGATTGCCCGGTTTTCTCGTACACTATCATCTTTATTTTCTAGTTCTGTGCCAATTTTACAGGCATTGACGATTGTTGAAAAAGTCGTTAATAACCCGGTAATTGGGAAAGTGGTGTTAGAAGCTAGGGATAGTCTCGAGACAGGAAGTAAATTGTCTGAACCATTAGAGAAAAGTTGGGTCATCCCACCTCTTGTCACACAAATGGTGGCAATTGGAGAAGAAACAGGATCTCTTGACTTCATGCTTGCCAAAATAGCCGATTTCTATGAAGCCGAAGTGGACAGGTCTGTTGATACATTGAAATCATTAATTGAACCGATTATGATTGTCCTTTTAGCAGTTGTCGTCGGAACCATTATCATGTCAATCATGGTCCCAATGTTTACAATCTATCAACAAATTTAA
- a CDS encoding prepilin-type N-terminal cleavage/methylation domain-containing protein yields MQKHLKQLKNEKGMTLVEILAVLVILALIAAIAIPMIGNIISDSQKKSELNDALNIIAAAKLADANGEALETISTGNEGYKKDTLITKGYLDSSVTNFTGVKKSDSQWELIGFTFTKATGTPLTEAGIKSALKTLN; encoded by the coding sequence ATGCAAAAACACTTAAAGCAATTAAAAAATGAAAAAGGTATGACGCTTGTTGAAATCCTAGCTGTATTAGTTATCTTAGCACTTATTGCAGCAATCGCAATTCCAATGATAGGTAATATTATTTCTGATTCACAAAAAAAATCTGAGCTTAATGACGCATTGAATATTATTGCTGCTGCAAAACTTGCGGATGCAAATGGTGAGGCATTAGAAACTATTTCTACAGGAAATGAAGGATACAAGAAGGACACCTTAATCACTAAAGGGTATTTAGATAGCAGTGTAACTAATTTTACAGGGGTGAAAAAAAGTGATAGCCAATGGGAATTAATTGGTTTTACTTTTACTAAGGCAACCGGTACTCCTCTAACAGAAGCAGGTATTAAATCAGCATTGAAGACACTTAATTGA
- the pilM gene encoding type IV pilus biogenesis protein PilM has protein sequence MLDLFSTKKTINLVIDDYAIRMVDYPGGDLTKVKSFEERAIPDGLLEHGRILDDMEFYQFMKDLVQDWGLKRRHVRFYVPDSLMIMKKVEFPAQLKDEDVKGHFYMELGRTFYLPFENPIFDVYPLPVTDPSSSKREGLLFAVPEEELNKYTAVFEDVGLIPVVADVRSIGIYRYYRYLQPEMNPEEAILFFELNLNSIVISIFSEHKPEFLRFLDLDVSLKDWRCDVEEDGSLKWVFQGDEEAFYGLLDDQMIELERIMNFYRYSLHKGEKQVSRVILLGDFPRLDIISKKVSTTIPTPIRILDAYLSPAKTGQVNRVFIPSLGLALKGEVK, from the coding sequence ATGCTCGATTTATTTTCAACAAAGAAAACGATCAATCTTGTTATTGATGATTATGCGATTCGGATGGTTGATTATCCAGGTGGTGATTTGACAAAAGTGAAGAGCTTCGAGGAAAGAGCCATTCCTGATGGTCTACTCGAGCATGGGCGGATTCTTGATGATATGGAGTTTTACCAATTTATGAAGGATCTCGTCCAAGATTGGGGTCTCAAGCGTCGTCACGTGCGCTTTTATGTACCGGATTCGTTAATGATTATGAAAAAGGTGGAATTCCCTGCACAACTGAAAGATGAAGATGTAAAAGGTCATTTTTATATGGAATTGGGGCGGACGTTCTATTTGCCGTTTGAAAATCCAATCTTTGACGTCTATCCTTTACCGGTTACTGACCCTTCCAGCAGTAAACGGGAAGGCTTACTTTTTGCGGTGCCGGAAGAAGAATTGAATAAATATACAGCAGTCTTTGAGGATGTAGGTTTGATTCCGGTTGTTGCCGATGTTCGTTCTATTGGAATTTATCGTTACTATCGTTATTTGCAACCGGAAATGAATCCTGAGGAAGCGATACTCTTTTTTGAGCTAAATTTAAATTCAATTGTTATTAGTATTTTTTCTGAACATAAACCTGAGTTTTTACGTTTTCTCGATTTAGATGTTTCCTTGAAAGATTGGCGTTGTGATGTTGAAGAAGATGGTTCATTGAAATGGGTTTTTCAAGGGGACGAAGAAGCCTTTTACGGTCTCCTTGATGATCAAATGATTGAATTAGAAAGAATTATGAACTTTTACCGTTACTCGCTTCATAAAGGTGAGAAACAAGTTTCAAGAGTAATCTTATTAGGTGATTTTCCACGATTAGATATTATTTCAAAAAAGGTTTCTACAACAATTCCAACGCCGATTCGAATTCTGGACGCGTATCTTTCACCAGCAAAAACGGGCCAAGTGAATCGAGTGTTTATTCCATCTCTCGGGCTCGCGTTAAAGGGGGAAGTGAAGTGA
- a CDS encoding PilN domain-containing protein, which produces MIPEINLLPEKDRQSERSTLLFFIVFIVWFLLVGFMTFHYFQAKSDLKLFQSRTESLTLEKQLLESEMNNESTGMGLADAVRYAEKLTVPTSKVINELLHLLPNEESYLNQYSYSTGQVTVQAQFESLDMVAAYVEKLNTSKYFSDVKVDNISTSSLEESEEENDEKRFEEMPRYDVSLSIAVYLPALLPTGGEADE; this is translated from the coding sequence GTGATTCCAGAAATAAATTTATTACCAGAAAAAGATAGGCAAAGTGAACGGTCTACATTACTCTTTTTCATTGTTTTCATTGTTTGGTTTTTACTAGTCGGGTTCATGACTTTTCATTATTTTCAAGCAAAATCCGATTTGAAACTATTCCAGTCAAGGACTGAAAGCCTAACATTAGAAAAACAATTGCTAGAATCAGAAATGAATAATGAATCAACGGGTATGGGTTTAGCCGATGCCGTACGTTATGCTGAAAAACTAACCGTCCCAACATCGAAAGTAATTAACGAATTACTGCATTTATTACCTAATGAAGAAAGTTATTTAAACCAATATTCATATAGCACCGGTCAAGTAACCGTTCAAGCACAATTTGAATCACTTGATATGGTAGCAGCTTATGTGGAAAAATTAAACACTTCTAAATATTTTTCTGATGTAAAAGTAGACAACATCTCAACTTCTTCACTAGAAGAGTCAGAAGAAGAGAACGATGAGAAACGTTTTGAGGAAATGCCTAGATACGATGTCAGTTTAAGTATCGCGGTCTATTTACCAGCCCTTTTACCAACAGGGGGTGAAGCAGATGAGTGA
- the pilO gene encoding type 4a pilus biogenesis protein PilO encodes MSDFLQEKKKIVLFIAIILFLLLGLAYLYLITPIKDDVASSKNNVNQLEAEIKSLKAQEKQEPTKENTAKLEKKMPTSRSIDELLRHLQEIELISDSRIDSVSFNNYDGELSETDVAIEKETKNQEDTKAGDESTDGKEDEQAVDEDDNGSDTGEKNAEDTEIPPESDLANDTNLPSNVKLITLNLSVISPDFEHFQQFLQELEKLERITRVDTMNFTKPAERELLYEEDGTESITMDVQITTFYYDSGQ; translated from the coding sequence ATGAGTGATTTTCTTCAAGAGAAAAAGAAAATCGTTTTGTTTATTGCAATTATTTTATTTCTATTACTCGGTTTAGCTTATCTATATCTCATCACACCAATAAAAGATGATGTTGCTTCATCGAAAAATAATGTGAATCAATTAGAAGCAGAAATTAAATCGTTAAAGGCACAAGAAAAACAAGAACCAACAAAAGAGAATACGGCAAAACTTGAAAAGAAAATGCCGACATCAAGAAGTATTGATGAACTCCTTCGACACTTGCAAGAAATTGAGTTAATTAGTGACAGCCGCATTGATTCGGTTTCGTTTAACAATTACGATGGGGAATTGTCAGAAACGGATGTTGCGATTGAAAAAGAGACGAAAAATCAGGAAGATACAAAAGCAGGAGACGAATCAACTGATGGTAAGGAAGATGAGCAAGCAGTTGACGAGGATGATAATGGGTCAGACACAGGCGAAAAAAACGCGGAAGACACGGAAATACCACCAGAATCCGACTTGGCAAATGACACAAACTTACCAAGCAACGTAAAACTCATTACACTTAATCTTTCAGTTATATCACCGGATTTTGAACACTTCCAACAATTTTTACAAGAGTTGGAAAAACTAGAACGAATCACCCGCGTCGACACAATGAACTTTACAAAACCGGCTGAACGAGAACTGTTATATGAAGAAGATGGCACAGAATCAATCACAATGGACGTTCAAATTACAACGTTCTACTATGATTCAGGTCAGTAA